In one Coriobacteriia bacterium genomic region, the following are encoded:
- a CDS encoding tRNA (adenosine(37)-N6)-threonylcarbamoyltransferase complex ATPase subunit type 1 TsaE, which translates to MIHCRCNSLDDTIRLGEAIARLMEMNDCVVLSGDLGAGKTQFAKGFAAGLGVDDEITSPTFNILFEYVGDELPLLHFDLYRLDEEDELTDIDFFGLLESGAVCLVEWGDKFPAAMPDERIDVQITVADDETRAIAITGHGARGAQLEAALGEALDASS; encoded by the coding sequence TTGATTCACTGTCGATGTAATTCGCTTGACGACACCATACGGTTGGGCGAGGCAATCGCCAGACTCATGGAGATGAACGACTGCGTTGTGCTGAGCGGCGATCTTGGTGCAGGTAAGACGCAGTTTGCCAAGGGCTTTGCCGCGGGCCTCGGCGTTGACGATGAGATCACAAGCCCGACGTTCAACATCCTGTTCGAGTACGTCGGAGACGAGCTTCCGCTCCTCCACTTTGATTTGTATAGACTCGATGAAGAAGACGAGCTCACGGACATCGACTTTTTCGGGCTACTCGAGAGCGGCGCCGTGTGTCTCGTCGAGTGGGGTGACAAGTTCCCTGCGGCCATGCCCGATGAGCGTATCGACGTTCAGATCACGGTTGCCGATGACGAGACGCGTGCCATTGCCATCACGGGACATGGCGCACGTGGGGCGCAGCTCGAAGCGGCGCTTGGGGAAGCCCTCGACGCCTCTTCCTAG
- a CDS encoding uracil-DNA glycosylase, which translates to MATTQAVTDLDDHIHKSLSEALAGIDSCHKCALGDTRTNVVPGAGNPRAKVMFIGEAPGKNEDLQGEPFVGAAGKLLNQMLERIGLAREDIYIANILKCRPPGNRDPKPEEIEVCTPWLREQVKAVHPTVLVTMGNFSTKFILQTNTGITRLRGKIHVTGPFRVIPTFHPAAAIYDRSKIGAIEQDFDLIKLLLDTDDARENEKGSVH; encoded by the coding sequence ATGGCAACGACGCAAGCGGTGACAGATCTAGACGATCACATTCACAAATCCCTGAGCGAGGCATTGGCGGGTATCGATAGCTGCCATAAATGCGCATTGGGCGATACGCGCACGAATGTCGTGCCTGGTGCCGGTAATCCGCGTGCCAAGGTGATGTTCATTGGCGAGGCGCCGGGCAAGAACGAGGATTTGCAGGGCGAGCCCTTCGTGGGTGCGGCCGGCAAGCTGCTCAACCAGATGCTCGAGCGCATCGGCCTCGCGCGCGAGGATATCTACATCGCCAACATCTTGAAGTGCCGTCCGCCGGGTAACCGCGACCCCAAGCCCGAGGAAATCGAGGTATGCACGCCCTGGCTGCGCGAGCAGGTCAAGGCCGTACACCCCACGGTGCTCGTGACGATGGGCAATTTCTCGACCAAGTTCATCCTGCAGACGAACACCGGTATCACGCGCTTGCGCGGCAAGATTCATGTTACGGGGCCGTTTAGGGTCATTCCGACATTTCATCCCGCGGCAGCCATATACGACCGCAGCAAGATCGGCGCGATCGAGCAGGACTTCGATCTCATCAAGCTCCTGCTCGATACTGACGATGCTCGCGAGAACGAGAAGGGAAGTGTCCATTGA
- a CDS encoding alanine racemase: MSTNEVNYFGAHPRVEGFSSEATTDEHEHLNRDELKLKECYTRENVPRGAWVEVDLNAIAHNIRVIRKRVGLERQIMAIVKADGYGHGSVHVARTALKAGVDQLAVSSVEEGVELREHGIEAPILVLSQPPMRAIPYVLAYDLTPTVITEEFALALGEEADLNGMVAKYHLAIDTGMNRIGIFYLDVVDFLQSINFHRGLELAGVFTHFATADEESDWDFRMQLQRFNEALQLMRNARIDYGLAHSANSAATQRYPEAYFDMVRVGITMYGLAPSPVLRSSDDLYPAMAVKAQIIQVREPQMGEGVSYGFNYRVAKPVQIATVPIGYADGVRRSLSGRMRVLYKGRPCRQVGNICMDMMMIEIPFDAGVEKAKIGDEVVILGQQGDYEITADMMADEIDTINYELICMFGARLPRIYV, encoded by the coding sequence GTGAGCACGAACGAGGTCAACTACTTCGGTGCGCATCCCCGCGTTGAGGGATTCTCTTCCGAAGCCACAACAGACGAGCATGAGCATCTCAATCGCGATGAGCTCAAACTCAAGGAATGCTACACCCGCGAAAACGTCCCGCGTGGAGCGTGGGTCGAAGTCGATTTAAACGCCATCGCGCACAACATCCGCGTCATCCGCAAGCGCGTCGGGCTCGAGCGCCAGATCATGGCGATCGTCAAAGCCGATGGCTACGGTCATGGCTCCGTACACGTGGCTCGCACCGCACTCAAGGCGGGCGTCGACCAGCTGGCCGTCTCCTCGGTGGAGGAGGGTGTCGAGCTGCGCGAGCATGGCATCGAGGCTCCCATCTTGGTGCTTTCGCAGCCACCCATGCGCGCCATTCCCTATGTGCTGGCCTACGATCTTACACCCACGGTCATCACGGAGGAGTTCGCGTTGGCTCTGGGTGAGGAGGCCGATCTCAATGGCATGGTCGCCAAGTACCACCTCGCCATCGATACAGGCATGAATCGCATCGGCATATTCTATTTGGACGTGGTCGATTTTCTGCAGTCCATCAATTTCCATCGCGGTCTCGAGCTTGCCGGCGTCTTCACGCATTTCGCAACGGCAGACGAGGAGAGTGACTGGGACTTCCGCATGCAACTGCAACGTTTCAATGAGGCGCTCCAGCTCATGCGCAATGCCCGCATCGATTACGGTCTTGCGCATAGTGCCAATTCCGCGGCGACGCAGCGTTATCCCGAAGCTTACTTCGACATGGTGCGCGTGGGCATCACGATGTATGGTCTTGCTCCCAGTCCTGTCTTGCGCAGCAGCGATGATCTATATCCGGCGATGGCGGTAAAGGCCCAGATTATCCAGGTGCGCGAGCCCCAGATGGGCGAGGGCGTCTCGTATGGTTTCAACTACCGTGTGGCCAAGCCCGTGCAGATCGCCACGGTTCCCATCGGTTATGCCGATGGTGTGCGCCGCAGCTTGTCGGGGCGCATGCGCGTGCTCTACAAGGGCCGTCCGTGCAGGCAGGTCGGCAACATCTGCATGGACATGATGATGATCGAGATTCCCTTCGACGCCGGTGTCGAGAAGGCGAAAATTGGCGACGAGGTCGTGATCCTGGGCCAGCAGGGTGATTACGAGATCACCGCCGATATGATGGCCGACGAGATCGATACCATTAACTACGAGCTCATCTGCATGTTCGGTGCGCGTCTTCCGCGCATCTACGTGTAA
- a CDS encoding NAD(P)H-hydrate dehydratase, whose amino-acid sequence MGRRTIAMSEPLALMLSEHDIRMLIPYPALDANKYSRGTVGVVGGSAPYPGAPILASNAAARCGAGYVRLVTTRGAASCAHAHLISIPVSACDQGLEGTLCATSLFQAQEDLAKSQIILIGPGMGATDDAERFLASFPQDRPMVFDADALNLIARNHALLEMPARHPRILTPHEGEAARLLGRKVTNRNEDAITLARTYDAIIVLKGPETLIATPAGELRAVAEGGPELAKAGTGDVLGGMIAAFLAQGLDAFDAATLAVFVHGRAGRLAARELSVHAVMPEDIICKIGPVLLGLEAEGVS is encoded by the coding sequence ATGGGGAGGCGGACGATAGCGATGAGTGAGCCTTTGGCGCTGATGCTTTCGGAGCACGACATCAGGATGCTTATCCCGTACCCAGCGCTTGATGCGAACAAGTACTCGCGGGGAACGGTGGGCGTCGTAGGCGGAAGTGCCCCGTATCCCGGGGCACCCATCCTGGCATCAAACGCCGCCGCGCGTTGCGGGGCGGGCTACGTGCGTCTTGTCACGACGCGTGGCGCAGCCTCGTGCGCGCATGCGCACCTCATCTCGATTCCCGTCTCGGCATGCGACCAAGGCCTCGAGGGCACCCTGTGCGCGACGTCTCTCTTTCAAGCGCAGGAGGATCTGGCCAAGAGCCAGATCATTCTCATCGGACCGGGCATGGGAGCGACGGATGATGCCGAGCGCTTTCTCGCCTCCTTTCCGCAGGATCGTCCCATGGTATTCGATGCCGACGCGCTCAATCTCATCGCGCGCAATCATGCGCTGCTCGAAATGCCCGCACGGCATCCGCGCATCCTCACGCCGCATGAAGGGGAGGCCGCCCGCCTGTTGGGGCGCAAGGTCACCAACCGCAACGAGGATGCCATCACGCTTGCCCGCACATATGATGCGATCATCGTCCTCAAAGGCCCCGAGACGCTCATTGCGACGCCGGCAGGTGAACTGCGCGCCGTTGCCGAAGGGGGCCCCGAGCTTGCCAAGGCTGGCACGGGCGATGTGCTTGGCGGCATGATCGCCGCGTTTCTCGCGCAAGGGCTCGATGCATTTGATGCCGCCACGCTTGCGGTGTTCGTTCACGGTCGTGCAGGCAGACTCGCTGCACGCGAATTGAGTGTTCACGCCGTGATGCCGGAAGATATAATCTGTAAAATTGGTCCTGTTCTCTTAGGTTTGGAGGCTGAGGGCGTCTCGTGA
- the acpS gene encoding holo-[acyl-carrier-protein] synthase produces the protein MTSAAQEAPSTGLGVDIVEIERMENILQRSPRFVYRVFTDNERAYCEGHHRPAVRYATHFAAKEAVLKALGTGFADGIAFTDVEVTHDEKGKPLALLHGRAQQIASMLGILEIPLSLSRTNETAVANAIAVTAATRPVVEEKTTPAQELAMRFRELRSMLDDLESDVDQAYGEADDSDE, from the coding sequence ATGACGAGCGCCGCTCAGGAAGCTCCCTCGACGGGGCTTGGGGTGGATATTGTCGAGATTGAGCGCATGGAGAATATCCTCCAGCGTTCTCCCCGCTTTGTCTACCGCGTTTTCACCGATAACGAGCGCGCCTATTGCGAGGGCCATCATCGGCCTGCCGTGCGCTATGCGACGCACTTTGCCGCCAAGGAGGCCGTCCTCAAGGCGCTTGGCACGGGTTTTGCCGATGGCATCGCCTTCACCGATGTCGAGGTCACGCACGACGAGAAGGGCAAGCCGCTCGCGCTGTTGCATGGACGTGCGCAGCAAATTGCCAGCATGCTCGGCATTCTCGAGATTCCCCTGTCGCTGAGTCGTACCAACGAGACCGCCGTCGCCAATGCCATTGCGGTCACGGCAGCGACGCGCCCCGTCGTCGAGGAGAAGACGACACCTGCCCAGGAGCTCGCGATGCGTTTTCGCGAGCTGCGCAGCATGCTCGACGACCTCGAGAGCGACGTCGACCAGGCCTATGGGGAGGCGGACGATAGCGATGAGTGA
- the glmS gene encoding glutamine--fructose-6-phosphate transaminase (isomerizing) produces MCGIVGYTGTAPVRDILLEGLRKLEYRGYDSAGIAVETNDKISIVRRVGKVEELAKAVEDWDVTSTCGIGHTRWATHGRPTEPNAHPHSDCSGKIAVVHNGIIENFVQLRDLLESEGHVFKSETDTEIVAHLIEKYYDGDLIDALARTTEVLQGAYGLAVMHVDHPGEIAVTRKDSPIVVGLSEGDEPAALVASDIVAIMDFTRDVVFLEDGQFALLQPTRIDYFSAPGEPVELETMHIDWDAEDAERGGFPDFMLKEIYEQPRAVRDTISGAVKNGYVLFDNLALDDDDIDAIDNVYIIGCGTSYHAGLVARDLIERWARIPTTVEVASEFRYRNPIVSSSTLVIAISQSGETADTLAAVRIARSKGARVFAITNCVGSRITRESDGTLYVKANMEISVAATKSFLAQISCLALIAMFLGQKKGRLTTRQVKSLYYELRETPAQIEDILQDTSVIEEAAKEVAKAHSVMYVGRGIGSPICKEGALKLKEISYLHAEAYPAGELKHGPIALLDENVPVVAVVTESPTRMQTLSNVQEILARGSRVVAVASEGDQEVADIADYVFYIPRIADWCTAITASVPLQLFARYIALERGCDVDKPRNLAKSVTVE; encoded by the coding sequence ATGTGCGGAATCGTTGGTTACACCGGTACTGCTCCCGTACGCGACATATTGCTCGAAGGGCTGCGCAAGCTCGAGTATCGCGGCTACGACTCGGCGGGCATTGCCGTCGAGACGAACGACAAGATCAGCATCGTGCGACGTGTCGGCAAAGTCGAAGAGCTCGCCAAGGCGGTCGAAGACTGGGATGTCACCTCGACTTGCGGCATCGGTCACACGCGCTGGGCAACGCACGGTCGCCCGACCGAGCCGAACGCGCATCCTCACTCGGATTGCTCAGGCAAGATCGCCGTCGTGCATAACGGCATAATCGAGAACTTCGTGCAGCTGCGTGACCTCCTCGAATCCGAGGGCCACGTCTTCAAGAGCGAGACGGACACCGAGATCGTCGCCCATCTCATCGAGAAGTACTATGACGGTGATTTGATCGATGCCCTCGCACGCACGACGGAGGTTCTGCAGGGCGCCTACGGCCTGGCCGTCATGCATGTCGATCATCCGGGCGAGATTGCGGTCACGCGCAAGGACAGCCCCATCGTCGTTGGCCTCTCCGAGGGCGATGAGCCTGCCGCGCTCGTGGCCAGTGACATCGTCGCCATCATGGATTTCACGCGCGACGTCGTCTTTCTCGAGGACGGCCAATTCGCGCTGCTCCAGCCTACGCGCATCGATTACTTCAGCGCACCGGGCGAGCCCGTCGAGCTCGAGACCATGCACATCGACTGGGACGCCGAGGATGCCGAGCGCGGCGGTTTCCCGGACTTCATGCTCAAGGAGATTTACGAACAGCCGCGTGCCGTGCGCGATACCATCAGCGGTGCGGTCAAGAACGGCTACGTGCTCTTTGATAACCTCGCGCTCGACGATGACGATATCGACGCCATCGACAACGTCTACATCATCGGTTGCGGCACGAGCTATCATGCCGGTCTCGTTGCCCGCGACCTTATCGAGCGTTGGGCGCGTATCCCGACGACAGTCGAGGTGGCGAGCGAGTTTCGCTACCGCAATCCCATCGTCTCGTCCTCGACGCTTGTCATTGCCATCTCACAATCGGGAGAGACCGCTGACACGCTCGCTGCCGTGCGCATCGCGCGCTCCAAGGGCGCACGCGTCTTCGCCATCACCAATTGCGTGGGCAGTCGCATCACGCGCGAATCCGACGGCACGCTCTACGTCAAGGCGAACATGGAGATTTCCGTCGCGGCAACCAAGTCCTTTCTTGCGCAGATCTCCTGCCTTGCGCTCATCGCGATGTTCCTGGGCCAGAAGAAGGGCCGTCTAACCACGCGTCAGGTCAAATCGCTGTACTACGAGCTGCGCGAGACGCCCGCCCAGATCGAGGACATCCTGCAGGACACCTCCGTGATCGAGGAAGCGGCCAAGGAGGTCGCGAAGGCCCATTCGGTCATGTACGTGGGTCGCGGCATTGGCTCTCCCATCTGCAAGGAGGGAGCGCTCAAGCTCAAGGAGATTAGCTACCTGCACGCTGAGGCCTATCCGGCCGGCGAGCTCAAGCATGGCCCGATTGCGTTGCTTGATGAGAACGTTCCCGTTGTCGCGGTCGTGACCGAGTCCCCCACGCGTATGCAGACGCTCAGCAACGTGCAGGAGATTCTCGCACGTGGTTCGCGCGTCGTGGCGGTTGCCTCCGAGGGCGATCAAGAGGTCGCCGATATCGCCGATTACGTCTTCTACATCCCGCGCATTGCCGATTGGTGCACGGCCATCACGGCAAGCGTCCCGTTGCAGCTCTTCGCGCGCTATATCGCGCTTGAGCGCGGCTGCGATGTCGACAAGCCGCGTAACCTTGCGAAGTCGGTGACCGTGGAATGA
- a CDS encoding 50S ribosomal protein L27, with the protein MAHKKGLGSSRNGRDSHAQRLGCKRFAGQVVNAGEILVRQRGTHFHPGENVGRGKDDTLFAMVPGTVKYTKGLKRKVHVIPQA; encoded by the coding sequence ATGGCACACAAGAAAGGCCTCGGATCCAGTCGTAACGGCCGTGATTCCCACGCGCAGCGTCTTGGCTGCAAGCGTTTTGCCGGTCAGGTTGTCAACGCGGGCGAGATCCTCGTTCGTCAGCGCGGCACGCACTTCCATCCCGGCGAGAACGTCGGTCGCGGCAAGGATGACACCCTGTTTGCGATGGTTCCCGGCACGGTGAAGTACACCAAGGGTCTCAAGCGCAAGGTCCATGTGATTCCCCAGGCGTAA
- the rplU gene encoding 50S ribosomal protein L21 has translation MKGTNMYAIVKTGGKQYTVKPGDVLDVEKIEGEAGDKVSLDVLFLNDGSNVVTDASALAKTNVTAEILDQHKGDKQIIFKFKKRKGYKRTRGHRQQLTRLCIVDVNGTKAAAPAPKKAAVEKPAKAEKPAKAAKPAAEKPAKKETKAAAPAKKADVDFTKMTVAELKDYAKEHDIKLPSGARKADIIETITNAE, from the coding sequence ATGAAAGGTACGAACATGTACGCGATTGTTAAAACCGGTGGCAAGCAGTACACCGTGAAGCCGGGCGACGTGCTCGACGTTGAGAAGATCGAGGGCGAGGCCGGCGACAAGGTCTCTCTCGACGTGCTCTTCCTCAACGATGGCTCCAACGTCGTCACGGACGCGAGTGCTCTTGCCAAGACCAATGTCACGGCCGAGATTCTCGACCAGCACAAGGGTGACAAGCAGATCATCTTCAAGTTCAAGAAGCGCAAGGGCTACAAGCGCACGCGCGGTCATCGCCAGCAGCTCACCCGCCTTTGCATCGTCGACGTGAACGGCACCAAGGCTGCTGCTCCGGCGCCCAAGAAGGCTGCCGTAGAGAAGCCGGCCAAGGCCGAGAAGCCTGCAAAGGCCGCTAAGCCCGCCGCCGAGAAGCCCGCCAAGAAGGAGACGAAGGCGGCCGCTCCTGCCAAGAAGGCCGATGTCGATTTCACCAAGATGACGGTTGCCGAGCTCAAGGATTACGCCAAGGAGCATGACATCAAGCTCCCGAGCGGTGCTCGCAAGGCCGATATCATCGAGACCATCACCAACGCAGAGTAG
- a CDS encoding radical SAM protein, with the protein MSEGFRLRVKYQITDRLAYLSHLETVRSMERVVRRAGLPFAITEGFNPHMKIAFGPALPVGAGSRSEYFDLRLREYVSPDLALAALQAAAPENLMPTACAYCAHGDDAIDVMYPVSVWKAELACTGIGADDVVRAFERLVDRGFIEVTKTKGHKTTVKRVEFAGRLVDGPHVTVDDDVVTVDFSTFQGNEGALRPDKFIAAACELMDGPVAVRSLTRMELREK; encoded by the coding sequence ATGAGCGAGGGGTTCCGTTTGCGCGTCAAGTACCAGATCACGGACAGGCTCGCGTATCTATCGCATCTCGAGACCGTGCGTTCGATGGAGCGCGTCGTGCGCAGGGCTGGCCTGCCTTTCGCGATTACCGAGGGCTTCAATCCGCATATGAAGATTGCCTTTGGCCCCGCATTGCCCGTGGGAGCCGGCTCACGCTCGGAATACTTCGACCTGCGCCTGCGCGAGTACGTCTCACCCGATCTTGCACTCGCGGCGCTGCAGGCGGCTGCTCCGGAAAACCTCATGCCCACTGCGTGCGCCTATTGCGCGCATGGTGACGATGCGATTGATGTCATGTATCCGGTAAGTGTGTGGAAGGCCGAGCTCGCGTGCACGGGAATCGGCGCCGATGACGTGGTGCGCGCGTTCGAGCGGCTGGTTGATCGCGGCTTCATCGAGGTCACGAAGACCAAGGGCCATAAGACGACGGTCAAGCGTGTCGAATTTGCGGGCAGGCTTGTGGATGGTCCGCATGTGACTGTCGACGACGATGTCGTGACGGTCGACTTCTCCACCTTCCAAGGCAACGAGGGGGCATTACGCCCCGACAAATTCATCGCCGCAGCTTGCGAGTTGATGGATGGACCCGTTGCCGTCAGGAGTCTTACGCGCATGGAGCTGCGGGAAAAGTAG
- a CDS encoding TIGR03960 family radical SAM protein, producing the protein MISKSALEADDVQELNLWQRYAPLLARVEKPSRYLGQEWGSVTPSEKDGADYHAVLVYPDTYEIGQANQAIAILYDCLNANGHIYCERAYLPWVDMIALMREHELPLASLETYTPVRDFDFVGITLPHELCATNILEFLDLAGITLHADERGEDEPLVMGGGPCAYNPEPFAPFFDLIFVGEGEELDVEVALRHRALKKRGASRAEILRELSRIEGVYVPSLYNVEEHEIRDEQLAAGMRGYTTVTPVDAEVPAQVTKRIIRDFDALPALPRQIVPYCELVHDRLAIEILRGCNRGCRFCQAGMIYRPVRERKADTVIAAVMDGLASTGYDEVSLTSLSSTDHSTIEHMLRRLNRSFSQTGKSVSLPSQRVDALGVELARLAAGEKKGSLTLAPEAGTQRMRDVINKGVSEEDLLHAVTSAVEAGWRGFKLYFMIGLPGETDEDVAGIGALCRRVYAAAKDAVPEGEPRNIRLNVSVALFIPKAMTPFQWNGQISLSEISHRIDVLRASFPKKGINLHWHDSDTSYVEAVLARGGRECAELIEEAWRRGARFDAWTEQFTFAAWEQAGDVCGVPIMQRAACEYEEGAPLPWSHISAGVSEEFLREERARARVGEVTPDCSFTSCSQCGVCPLVGMTNVIEGTRTLRGECA; encoded by the coding sequence ATGATTTCAAAATCGGCCTTGGAGGCAGACGACGTGCAGGAACTCAATCTGTGGCAACGCTATGCGCCGCTTCTCGCTCGGGTCGAGAAGCCCTCGCGTTATTTGGGCCAGGAGTGGGGTAGCGTCACGCCTTCCGAGAAGGATGGCGCCGATTATCATGCAGTGCTCGTGTATCCGGACACGTACGAGATTGGCCAGGCAAACCAGGCCATCGCCATTCTCTACGATTGCCTCAACGCCAACGGGCATATCTACTGCGAGCGTGCCTATCTGCCCTGGGTCGATATGATCGCGCTCATGCGCGAGCACGAGCTGCCGCTTGCGTCTCTCGAGACCTATACGCCCGTGCGCGATTTCGATTTCGTCGGCATCACCTTGCCGCACGAGCTCTGTGCCACGAATATCCTCGAGTTTCTTGATCTTGCCGGCATCACGCTGCATGCCGACGAGCGCGGGGAGGATGAACCGCTCGTCATGGGCGGTGGTCCCTGTGCGTACAACCCCGAGCCGTTCGCGCCGTTCTTCGATCTCATCTTCGTGGGTGAGGGTGAAGAGCTCGACGTGGAAGTCGCGCTCAGGCATCGCGCACTCAAGAAGCGGGGTGCGTCGCGTGCGGAGATTCTGCGCGAGCTCTCCCGCATCGAGGGCGTATATGTCCCGAGTCTCTATAACGTCGAGGAGCATGAGATTCGCGACGAGCAGCTGGCAGCAGGCATGCGTGGCTACACGACGGTCACGCCAGTTGACGCGGAGGTGCCGGCGCAGGTCACAAAGCGCATCATTCGCGATTTCGATGCGTTGCCTGCCCTGCCGCGCCAGATCGTCCCGTATTGCGAGCTCGTACACGACCGTCTCGCAATCGAGATTCTGCGCGGCTGCAATCGCGGCTGCCGCTTTTGCCAGGCGGGTATGATCTACCGTCCCGTACGCGAACGCAAAGCCGATACCGTTATCGCGGCGGTCATGGATGGCCTTGCCTCGACGGGCTATGACGAGGTGTCCCTCACTTCGCTTTCCTCGACGGACCACTCGACTATCGAGCACATGCTCAGGCGATTGAACCGGAGCTTCTCGCAGACGGGCAAGAGCGTGAGCCTACCGAGCCAGCGTGTCGATGCGCTCGGCGTCGAGCTTGCGCGACTCGCGGCGGGCGAAAAGAAGGGCAGTCTTACGCTTGCTCCCGAGGCGGGCACGCAGCGTATGCGCGATGTCATCAACAAGGGCGTGAGCGAGGAAGACCTGCTCCATGCCGTGACGAGCGCCGTCGAGGCGGGCTGGCGTGGCTTCAAGCTCTACTTCATGATCGGGCTGCCAGGCGAGACCGACGAGGACGTTGCCGGCATCGGCGCCCTGTGCCGTCGCGTCTATGCCGCTGCCAAGGATGCCGTTCCCGAGGGGGAGCCGCGCAACATCCGCCTCAATGTCTCGGTCGCGCTCTTCATTCCCAAGGCGATGACGCCGTTTCAGTGGAACGGCCAGATATCGCTTTCGGAGATTAGCCATCGCATTGACGTGCTGCGGGCGAGCTTTCCCAAAAAGGGCATCAATCTGCATTGGCATGATTCGGACACAAGCTACGTCGAGGCAGTCTTGGCTCGTGGTGGACGAGAGTGCGCCGAGCTGATCGAGGAGGCATGGCGCCGAGGTGCGCGTTTTGACGCCTGGACCGAGCAGTTTACCTTTGCCGCCTGGGAGCAGGCCGGTGACGTGTGCGGCGTGCCCATCATGCAGCGCGCTGCCTGCGAATACGAGGAGGGCGCTCCTCTTCCCTGGAGTCATATCTCTGCTGGCGTGAGCGAGGAGTTCCTGCGTGAGGAACGCGCCCGTGCCCGCGTGGGCGAGGTGACGCCCGATTGCAGCTTTACGAGCTGCTCGCAGTGCGGCGTTTGCCCGCTTGTGGGAATGACGAACGTTATCGAAGGCACGCGAACCCTGCGAGGTGAGTGCGCATGA